A region of Haliotis asinina isolate JCU_RB_2024 chromosome 9, JCU_Hal_asi_v2, whole genome shotgun sequence DNA encodes the following proteins:
- the LOC137296420 gene encoding dual specificity tyrosine-phosphorylation-regulated kinase 2-like, which translates to MSIRVIPQPSQRTRSILTTGDMFTTHNAIIDPATHHLPAITANQTVGGGPHVSSGGVKVQQMYENKNLPDKREIQYGGDRGEQTDHPHQSTGHTQSLPSVPPRPSSSGGSVTSKGGSAARRGNCMSPETAMKQYMHKLSSFEHHEIFNYSQIFFVGQNAKKRQGVIGGANNNGYDDENGSYIHVPHDHISYRYEVLRVIGKGSFGQVVKVYDHKQGQHVALKMVRNEKRFHRQAKEEIRILEHLKKQDKDNTMNIVHMYEEFTFRNHTCITFELLSMNLYELIKKNKFQGFSLQLVRKFAHSILQCLDALYKNRIIHCDLKPENILLKQQGRSGIKVIDFGSSCYEHQRIYTYIQSRFYRAPEVILGAKYGMPIDMWSLGCILAELLTGYPLFPGEDEGDQLACIIELQGMPPQKLLDGSKRARNFISSKGYPRYCTVTTLPDGSITLHGGRSRRGKERKPPGTKDIVSALKGCDDPMFLDFLKRSLDWDPATRMTPGQALRHAWLRRRLPKPPPSNDNRLDSGARRNSSGNRSSVQKLANTTVTTSGKSRQIGLPDDVINTRTKLPQIGSTL; encoded by the coding sequence ATGTCCATACGGGTCATCCCTCAGCCAAGTCAAAGGACTCGTTCTATACTAACAACGGGAGATATGTTCACCACTCACAACGCAATCATTGACCCTGCGACTCATCATCTCCCAGCTATAACCGCTAACCAAACAGTCGGTGGCGGGCCACATGTGAGTAGCGGAGGGGTGAAAGTACAGCAaatgtatgaaaataaaaaccTCCCTGACAAACGAGAGATCCAATATGGCGGCGACCGCGGAGAACAAACCGATCATCCCCATCAGTCTACCGGTCATACTCAATCCCTCCCGTCCGTACCTCCACGGCCAAGCTCGAGCGGAGGTAGTGTCACAAGCAAAGGAGGCTCGGCAGCACGTAGAGGTAACTGTATGAGCCCAGAAACGGCAATGAAGCAATACATGCATAAACTCAGTTCGTTTGAACATCATGAAATTTTTAATTACTCTCAAATATTTTTCGTGGGCCAAAATGCAAAGAAAAGACAGGGGGTTATTGGAGGCGCAAACAACAATGGATATGATGACGAAAATGGTTCATACATTCATGTACCACATGATCATATATCTTATCGCTATGAAGTGCTGAGAGTCATAGGAAAGGGTAGTTTTGGTCAAGTTGTCAAAGTCTATGACCACAAGCAAGGACAACACGTTGCATTGAAAATGGTCAGGAATGAGAAAAGATTTCATCGTCAAGCTAAAGAAGAAATTAGAATATTAGAACATTTGAAGAAACAAGATAAGGATAATACTATGAACATTGTCCACATGTATGAAGAATTCACCTTCAGGAAtcatacatgtatcacatttgaACTGCTGAGTATGAACTTGTATGAACTAATAAAGAAGAACAAATTCCAGGGATTCAGTTTGCAGCTTGTACGCAAATTTGCACACTCAATATTACAATGTCTAGATGCTTTGTACAAGAACAGAATTATTCACTGTGATCTCAAACCAGAAAACATTCTCTTGAAACAGCAAGGCAGAAGTGGCATCAAAGTTATTGATTTTGGATCTAGCTGCTATGAGCATCAGAGAATATATACTTACATACAGTCAAGGTTTTACAGGGCACCTGAAGTGATACTTGGTGCCAAGTATGGCATGCCTATTGATATGTGGAGCTTGGGGTGCATCTTGGCAGAATTGCTAACTGGATACCCACTGTTCCctggtgaagatgaaggtgaCCAGCTAGCTTGCATCATTGAGCTTCAAGGCATGCCACCACAAAAACTCCTGGATGGGTCAAAAAGGGCTCGCAATTTCATCAGTTCCAAGGGATATCCTCGGTACTGCACAGTGACCACATTACCAGATGGAAGCATCACACTCCATGGGGGTAGATCTCGCAGAGGTAAAGAAAGAAAGCCTCCAGGAACTAAGGATATTGTGTCTGCTTTGAAAGGTTGTGATGATCCAATGTTTTTGGATTTCCTTAAACGTAGTTTGGACTGGGACCCAGCTACAAGAATGACACCAGGCCAGGCACTTAGACATGCCTGGCTAAGACGTCGCCTACCAAAGCCACCTCCGTCAAATGATAACAGGTTGGACTCAGGAGCTCGACGAAATTCATCAGGGAACCGAAGTTCGGTCCAGAAACTTGCAAACACCACAGTGACAACGAGTGGCAAGTCAAGGCAGATTGGCCTACCAGATGATGTCATTAACACTAGAACAAAACTGCCACAAATTGGATCAACATTATAG